The Mytilus edulis chromosome 5, xbMytEdul2.2, whole genome shotgun sequence genomic interval ATTATAAGAAGTTGATAACACGCTGATCGAGTACACTATATTACTAAACAAAAAAGGAAAGGCACCATATGCATTAATTTCTTTGGAGTTAAAGTttctattgcatttttttttaaagtattgaaattcttttaactttaattttttaaCCGAGAAAAAATATTGCCATATTTGGGTAAACTAAAGTCATGAAAACAACCGAATTCTCGTCTGATGAACAATTTGAAATTgtcttatttcagatttttttttctctttttttctaatCTTCACTGTCGActgtaaaatgaaaatttctcCTTAATCTCTGCATTAATTGAACGGTTATTTCTTAAACCCTAAATTGATCATAATTTCTACGTAAAAATCTGTGTGTGTATTTACCACATGTTCTCAATCAGTTGCATTTTAGAcaatagttatattttttttttttttcgatttctttttttaagttttggatttttaAACAGTTTTGCCCTAAGCATCTAGTGTAGTTACATTGGTGTCGTTAATGTTATTGAACACAAATTTTTAATCAAAAAGAGGGAACAGATACCAGACGAACAATTAATGTAACATTAATTACCGATGAATATTATGATATAATGAACAAACCAGTATTGATAATTCATTTATCATTATGTTGGGGTTTTTATTGCCGCAGAAGCATGTCTCGCTATGCTAACATAAGGACTATTGATGTCTAACCAAATTTCAGTAATATTTTATTTAGTCCATGCGTTTGGTGTCTCAAACTTCTTTGTTGAGTCTGATACTCTACATACATTGCTGTAACCATATTTCATATATTCTTGCATTAGGTtaggctttttttttattcattcatcACCGGTTTACTATCACATCTGGGTTAATGAACATTCCTATATCAtagtttttattttgtgttatataGCAGTATATGGACGTTTGATGTGCCcctttttaaagttttgaaactgCGTAATTGACGTGTTTAACTAGATAGCAGATCATAAAGATTATTTCCGTAGACACAAGTTTGACTTCCTCATTAGTCTTTGTGGTTCCCCCTACCTGTTTGTTTAATGCTGTCTTTTGTATAGAAATTTTCTGATAATATTTAAAGATTATTTCTGTGGCTTAAAAGATATGACTGGGTCATTTTTCTTTGTGCCTTTAATAcccatttttttgtgttatttgggACTGGGCCAATTTTATTTATGTCTTTCAAAATGCGCATTTGAGCATCTACTTAGCTTAACTATCTTGTAATTTatgttttgaatattgttttgCTTTTACAGATACGAGAATGCTCTGCGCCAAATAGACCCTACCGTAACTGTACCATACTTTGCGTCAGACTTGGACGATCCGTTAGAGGACCCAACCCACAGTGTCATCTGGTCAGACATATTTTTGGGAAACGGTGATGGTGTTGTCCGAACTGGTCCGTATGGGAACTGGAAAACACCGTCCGGACCTCTGGTCAGAAACATTGGTAGCATGGGTCAGCTTTTATCAAGTAGCAGAATTGGACGTATATTGAGTAAAAACCGAACAGAAGATATATCTGAACCAACAGCTCCTTACGACACAAATCTTGAACGACAGCAGTATTTGGTGAATCGATGGATTGGTGGAGGGGGTGGACAAATGTCAGACCTGAATTCCGCTGCACACGATCCAGCCTATTTTAACCATCTTGCTTATGTTGACTATATTTGGGAACAGTTTCGAATGTTACAACGTCAACAAGGTATCAATCCTGCCAAGGATTACCCTGTTGGTCGGGGAATACCAAGTACTACTGAACCAATTGGCTTTGAAACTCTTCAAAATATAGACGGTTACAGTAGTTACTTTACTGAGTCAGTTTACACATATGAATACTTACCAGAATGTTCTATTGACCATACAGATTGTGGATCAGTCTATCTTAGGTGTGATACCACTGTACATGTTCCTCGATGTGTTTCCCTCACTCGACATGAATGGAACTTACATCTAAAGGCAACTGGTCAACTAGGTACTAGTCCTAGTTTGGGAGGATTCAGCTTTGGTCAGAGCGCCCTTCCAGTGCAGTCAGATAATAAGCAGTGTTCATCGTCCGATAGAGGTATACAGAATAGATACAGAGTGGATGATATGACGGATATAAGAGAATGGGTGTATATTCCAGTAGAGATCCTCAGTAGAAGACCCCCTGAAAAAGCGATTTATGATTCCTATCCAGTTTTCCATAGTAACGTTATTTACGACGGCGATGTCTATTCACCGGATGCCTATCGAGTATTAAGAAACACTTTACACACTGTGCGATTGGGAAAATATGACTACTGTAAAGACACGTCGTCAAATGCTGGCAAAATATTCATCAAATCTGAGGGACTTAATTATTATGGTTCTTACCAGGAATATGCAATCGTTGACAACAGACTGGCCCTGTCGTCTTCAACAGCGTATGTGGCGGTTAGGTCCCCAGAGCTAGGAATGACACAAACCCTCATTACCGCGCATGACTCATGTGGTAGGATGTGTTCTGCTTACTGTAAAATAAAAGGTCGAAGTGAATACCAACCATGCCATGGAGCATTGCAGATGACTTCTGCAACACCGAAACAGTACAGTGTGAATTTCGGTGAAGTAATTGAGGATACTTGGGAATTTTACAAAAACAGGTATTTTCCAAAAGTGAAAGAAGACAatgtttttattaagtttttctgTAGTTATAATGAATACTGgccaaagaaaatagaaaaatcacCAACCGTCatgtcatccacgaaaaccagtAATCAGAAGATGCATCAACTAAAGAGTTCCGGAGTTCAAGGAGCAGTTAAAAAGACTTTTAATGAAGTTAAACCATCCATTCGACTTAATACTGGTGTACAGCCAAAGAACACAAATACTGTATCACTGCCACAAAGAACCAATACTGCACCTCAACAGAGGACCAACACTGCACCCCAGCAGAGAACCAATTCTGCACCTCAGCAAATGACAAATACTGCACCCCAACAAAGAACCAATACTGCACCCCAGCAAAGGACAAATAATGCACCTCAGAAAATGACTAATACTGCACCCCAGCAAAGGACTAATACTGCACCCCAGCAAAGAATCAATGCTGCACCCCAGCAAAGAACCAATACAGCATCCCAGCAAAGAATCAATACTGCACCCCAGCAAAGAACCAATACTGCACCCCAACAAAGAACCAATACTGCACCTCAGCAAAGGATGACTCAAATGAATTCACCATCTTCAAATATGGGAGCAAACGCACATCACAGCCAAAATCAAATGCAATCTAATTCAGGATCCACACACAATGCAGGTCAAGGAGGAATACGAAATCCAGGTATGCattaaactttttatttacaTTCAGCATATTAACACTGTAACAATGATTTTTAACCGTGGCAATGTTAATGTAGAATTGTATGAAGCTATTCATGTACAACTGTGGATTGATCTTCAACAAATCGTAAGAAGatatattatctcccttattcgTTGAATTTCTTAACTGTAGATAGAACACAAACATAAAATCTAttcttattaaattaaaaaaccGGAGGGCAATCTGGGGGCGGTTTACAGAATAGAATGAAGAAAGGGCAAACAGTACTGAATGAAGAAGGAAATTTTAGGAAAAgagtaaataaacaaataaaagcaTAGCTTTCAAATAATGGACAAAAaggatttagaaaaaaagattgttttaaaaCTGAAAGAACATTAATATGAAGGACCCCTTCTAAACCATCCGGACAATAATACCTAGTGTCTTGTTTTCAGCAAAACTTCCCACAACTTTTATGTTGACATATAAAGAAGTCATTCGGTATAATATTATCTTCATAATTTTATACATTTCTTTACAGGCTGTTTACTTGGACATGGCTGTATTGTTGCAGGCTCATGCAGAACGTGTACACATGGTCAGAAAATAGCATGCATCAAATCTTCAACATTGTTTGCACATTGTCAAGGCACTTCATTGCTCATCAGACGCTGTTTATCCAATAGTCGTTTTGATTCTGTTACAGGCACATGTATAATGTAATAAGTGTAAATGGAATAAGATTATAAGATTGCTATGAGAGcgttttgtttaaaagaaatgttAATTCATTACTCATCAGACGCTGTCTATCCAATAGTCGTTTTGATTCTGTTACAGGCACATGTATAATGTAACATATCAGATTACTATGATAGcgattaattttaaaaacattttatagtttGTAATGATCTTCATAGTCACTTTTATGGATACACACAGGGACGATTTGTAAGCTTATTAACACAATGGAACAATGAAAATCATAAGAACTAAGATGAAGACGTTAAACTGAGGTTTCGACGTAGTTATGTAGCGGACAATATGTTTTTGGCATTACGTTATTTTGTTAACGTTGTACACATTTGTTACAATTGACACAGCATTcacattaaatatttcatttctatAATTTAAATTAGGATTTTAAAGTATCCTTAATGAAGTAATTTATCAAATCCTTTACAAGCGTATACCGGTTTCTCTTTAGAAAAAGTCTTGGTTAAAAGTTTTAttagtaaaatattgaaaacgaTAGAAATTGGTGCATATAAAATTATCAGAAACAGAACCGCATATATTTATAGgatttgaaacttttacatagttacACAGGTAGAATATACTTTACTCCTTTTCAGAAGAGAACATGTGCACAAAAAAAGAACAACTTGGCTGATAAACCATTGTGTTCTTATATTTTATAAGAAAGAgtgttgttatttttattttattgagcCCTTTcttatgtttatacatgtatgttttggaataaaattctgaaattgtttttatgaaatgcattttattttaaatattatatccAACACACatgcaaattattattttttctcgtATCATTAATGTCTTTGTCATTATAATTAAGTCAATTGACTTGTTGGTGTTTACTGTCGGTCATAATTAAATGAATTGTATTCAATCACTTTTTTTGAATCATTTCACATTGTGTTATGCTGGTGCCTTGCTATTATACGATATGGGTTTTTTTCATaattgaaggccatacagttacCTTCAGTTGCAAACATCCCTGTTCTTAGGTCGTATAATGTTGTCGCATCGGTAGTGTTTCAACAACTCCTTTTATTTTGTCTTAGGTTTTTAATCTTTTCGAACTTTTATACAATTTTCTGTATGACGGCGTTTGTTATTGTAGCAGTTCGATGTTTCTGTTTTTCCGTTTCGTTTCCTCTTATAGTTCATGTGTTTATGACCcagatttgtttcagttaaatcgattaatgactactgaacagcgatatactactatTGCTTTTATTTCTGCCTTTGAAGAggaattaaaacaagaaataagaTTAATATACCATTGGCAGATAAAAGAGCTGTTATGGATGTtaatttactttatatatttaaCTGCATAAAAAGTTAACCACATATGTTATACTTCATATGTCTAATGGTCAACCAAACCTCATGATGGTAACCATAAAACTTTTGAAGGGTAAACCAATCTCTGTTCAACTTTTTTGCTGCAGTTAAAAGTGTAAATTCAATTGTATAGTGTCCTATTGTCGAATAAGATATTCAAGCTGAGTGTGAAAATCAAGAGAAACTTACCCTGTCAACACACTTGCATGAATCTTCTTAATGAATTTAGTAAATTGAAAAGTACAAACCCGTGATATCGCTGGTCCgtaactgaattaaagtatacaactatgcctaagccttgtTTTAGTTATTGGTATTGCCATCTGATAAaatcatgtcgattataagatacacagttttctctgctttcaaatctttctgtttgaacccgtcgacctggaacttgtcaattattggtaatattaattatttggaaaacaaaaggtcctggctatccaggaatggagtattttttaatcaacatcattgtcccatattagttatcttagaaagtcttgctgattgctgaataaaactacaatagggaaaaatttgacaaagattgaatttagtagtgtcggccctttgattatgacctgTGTATATACAGCAAAATCATAAATACACCGTTtagtggtgcgcctgtcaaatgcggaacgtaccctttgattatgacccgtgtatatagcaaaatcctaaatacaccgtttggtgttgcgcctgtcaaatgcggaacgtaccctttgattatgacccgtgtatatagcaaaatcctaaatactcagtttggtggtgcgcctgtcaaatgcggaacgtacagataaggtaataggtaacaggtgaatatattattggtatcggtatcggattcgacccggaatttgttaattattggcaatattaattatgtggaaaacaaaagggtctggagtggtgcaatttttaatctataagtcctatattagctatatatagagttgaattctctgatttgtcgtttttacccgataacggctgacaaattggacctccttattttagtattatagatgtgatatgagtgccaatgagacaactctccatccatgtcacaatttgtaaaagtaaaccactatatgCTAAAGTACGGTCTCTTCACTTTAATTTGGCTATTCTTTTGCTACTACTAGTACATGGCATTATTCTGAATTGAAATATCTTTAGTTCTTTATTCTGAGCATTCCATGTGAACGTTAATCCATTGTGTTTTACTATGATTTATAGGAATCAGATAAAGACATTTAGCGATGACATATGCCGTATTAGAATAAATTATATGAATAAGTATAACGTTGTACATCTACAAACATTCACACGTTTGGTTTCCAATCAATCACCCATCACCAACGTGATCCACAAGAACGTAGACAAACATAAAGGAGTATTTAAAAGTCACTGCGGAGGTTATTAGGTCATACCAATGTCAATCATATGTAATATATAATACAAGGACAGGGAGTTACAGGAAACCGAACCGTACTAAAGAGTTTGATAAAGCGACAGAAAAGCATTCGCATAGAATATTCTTGATTCTAAAAATAAGATACTGGAACAACAGTTTATACTGAATGTGAACTATAGTTAACATAAAGCCGTTGGTCAAATTCAACTAATAATGAAAATCTCCAACTTTAAACTCACCTGGTGCTAGTAAGTTGTTATCCTCTTGTGGCGTGTTCGTCAGTGAGTGGTCTGGCATCTTCATATTATCCCATTTCCCCCCGCTTCTACATGTGTGACTAAACGCATCACCACGATGAAAATTATACATTTCTGTCTTGTCAATTTTTAAGACTAAGCTCTAATTGAACTAGCGAAACATTTTGAAACTTTAGGGGATTGAAAATAGGAAAACCCTTTACAACTGATTAATATAAGATGTTGACAAACAAGTGAACAGGTCAACCTTGATATGTGGTTTCACTTTATCCCCTTTCACTCCATACgcaaaataattaacattttgttataaaGGAATTAAACAATTTTAGCAAACATAGCAGAATCGATGCATGGAAGGTCGCTTACAAACAAACATCGG includes:
- the LOC139523459 gene encoding uncharacterized protein; amino-acid sequence: MHAFIFLTLIIGTTRALIEEIPLPNELSICFESLSRKNDMTKVPCTEIQWLCMQKSLWRLVDHSIMNISDADRKWIDAILQIPDFRSATSAAAAASTTGTGTATATATGSGRKRRQAAASLRIRTEYRMLNDLERDQYHRAVTTLKQLPIGNVSRYDFIANIHRGDAIPVAHFSPNFLGWNRVYLLIYENALRQIDPTVTVPYFASDLDDPLEDPTHSVIWSDIFLGNGDGVVRTGPYGNWKTPSGPLVRNIGSMGQLLSSSRIGRILSKNRTEDISEPTAPYDTNLERQQYLVNRWIGGGGGQMSDLNSAAHDPAYFNHLAYVDYIWEQFRMLQRQQGINPAKDYPVGRGIPSTTEPIGFETLQNIDGYSSYFTESVYTYEYLPECSIDHTDCGSVYLRCDTTVHVPRCVSLTRHEWNLHLKATGQLGTSPSLGGFSFGQSALPVQSDNKQCSSSDRGIQNRYRVDDMTDIREWVYIPVEILSRRPPEKAIYDSYPVFHSNVIYDGDVYSPDAYRVLRNTLHTVRLGKYDYCKDTSSNAGKIFIKSEGLNYYGSYQEYAIVDNRLALSSSTAYVAVRSPELGMTQTLITAHDSCGRMCSAYCKIKGRSEYQPCHGALQMTSATPKQYSVNFGEVIEDTWEFYKNRYFPKVKEDNVFIKFFCSYNEYWPKKIEKSPTVMSSTKTSNQKMHQLKSSGVQGAVKKTFNEVKPSIRLNTGVQPKNTNTVSLPQRTNTAPQQRTNTAPQQRTNSAPQQMTNTAPQQRTNTAPQQRTNNAPQKMTNTAPQQRTNTAPQQRINAAPQQRTNTASQQRINTAPQQRTNTAPQQRTNTAPQQRMTQMNSPSSNMGANAHHSQNQMQSNSGSTHNAGQGGIRNPGCLLGHGCIVAGSCRTCTHGQKIACIKSSTLFAHCQGTSLLIRRCLSNSRFDSVTGTCIM